Genomic segment of Salvia splendens isolate huo1 chromosome 12, SspV2, whole genome shotgun sequence:
tttaattatgtcttttttattttatttgtaatattatttcgggttttttaatgaattttaatgttatgggaatgtttttatttaaaatgaattgtgctcgtccttgcggaagagcacaactgtgtgtgttgtgctcttgtctaagagcaggcaggaatagtggtgccgggcccacaaccgtgctcgttgggaagagcacagttgtgggtgctCTGAGATATGGTTATCTCTAGGTCGTCTGTGAGAGACTACCTCTAAAGGTTATTTTATACCTTCATTATCAACTTAATCACTTAATCATAAAGCAATTAgaaaaacaataaaagcacGTGAGAATTGGTTATCTCTAGGTCGTCTGTGGGAAACTACCTCTAAAGGttattagtataaaatataatgcaataaaaaataaaaggacagagtatttataagaaaataaaaatcaatcaTAATCAAATTATAATTTGTTGAAGCCCAAAGTCCTGATCCGATTAAAATTTCTGGTATCACAGCATCAATACAAAAGAACTCAGTAAACTAGATAGCTTAGTGAAACATGATTTATACAACAACATTATATTGCCTATCTTATAAGCAAATGTTCgttgagaagaaataaaaaaattaattaagaagaataaatctTACTATGATTTTCTTTCACACTGAAGCATCTATCCAATGTAGCTATAATTCTTTGTGTAGATCTACCAGGAGGATTGCTCGGATGAGCAGCAAACTCCGGTCTTTCGCGTTGTCAACTGCAGTCAGTGTCCCATCTCTCCATTTACTCCACAAGTCAGACTGTTATCTTTGCTGCATACATATATAGAACATGTCAGATGATTTTTTCTATTCATAAGATGGCCTTTGGAGCTCCGAGGTTGCTAGTACGAAGAAAGAGCTGTCGAGGGATATCAAACTTGTGCAGATTTGATACTGCATCTTGTTGTATTGATCCACTCAAGGCTATCAAGGGTTCTATCCGAAAAGTTTGGCTTTCATTTTTCCGCTCCTTTTCTCTTCTCATTTCTTCAAGTAATGCTTTAGTAGTATCGATACCTGCTCAGTACAAAAGACTCTTCACATGTATTTCTAAGACAGTTTTAATGATTAGAGGTTGAAGATTTGGCATAACTTCTCACACCTGAAAGGTAGCCTCCATGCACGTAGCCAGAGAACTTTTCACTGGTATGCTCACCGGTGAAAAATATCCGTCCCACAGGAGCCTGGAGGTAAAAGGTGAACATCAAAATATTGAAAGGTATATTACAGAGACATAGAGGGATCTTATTAATTCTGTTTAGAATCAAGATGAAGGAACCTTGATGTCGTCTACAAGCTGATGATTGGTGTAGATCGGGTAGTTACTATAGCTACCACGCTGGAAACGGTTATTCCACCATCGTGGTACTAGTATGTCCATAGCATCTGGGATATCATGCCCAAACATGTTTCTTAGGACTTCCATTGCTTCTACAAGAGTTTCTTGATCTGATTGTGCTTCTATTCTTTTTGATTCTCCATTTGTCAAAGTTACTACTAGGATATTGGACCCCGGGTACGCATTCTCCATGTGCTGATGGTTATAGAGCAACAGCCAAAATCAGTTTTATAATCAATCACAATGAATCTCTCCCCTAATGTAACATCATATTCTGATCTGCAAATCAGTAAGTTTGGCCATATTCGATAAAATTTTCGAGCATAATACTTGCACTATATGCAAGTTCTGGATGTGAATTTTGACTATTACAGGTGTCTAATGTTTAACACCTAGTTAGCTGGACAAGAGATCAAGAAACATAGAGGATTATAATTAGCTTCTGTTGATTGGTGTCATAGTTTTGTCAGTGATTGGTAATAATGTACCAAAGCATGTTGCAATCAACTGATATGACCACCATTTTTTACGCCAGAAAATCCATGAGGGTGGCGAGTGTGTATTATTCTGTGTTAGAAAATGACACAATTGCAGTTTATTCCATATAAATAAACTAATGATGGATAGATCCATTGCACATTTTGAAGGATATATCCATCAATCCTATTGTAATCTGTTTTATCAGGTAGTTTATTCATCAATCTTATTCCAATTTGTTTTATCAGGAAACTACGATAAACTAGCATGATACTAAATTTAACACTAAATCAACTAAAGCACCAACTAAAAGGTATGCAGCAGAATTTCATTAGTTGCTCTAGATTTAAAATTATCTGCAATGATCAGCAGCAGATTGCAAAAATATGAAATACATTTAGCATGAAAATCAGTTCAATGCAAGAACTAGTCCACATGAGAAAGCAGCAACATATTACATATGTAATCTATGAGTGGAAAGAGTATGAaaggaaaaaataatactccatgaaATATCGGCTTTAGCATCATTAagtgatgaaataattaatttaaggtAACCTGCCAAAATGTGTAGTAGCCTCTTCGCTCGTGGGCGTAGACAAAAAACTCTTTTTCAGGACCACATGGCCAAAATTTGTTCGGAAACTTTAAGAAGACCTTTGTGTACACCATAATGTCACAGTTGGAGATAGCCTCAGTTTTCCATCTCTGTAGAATTGTTTATATGTAGTATTAGTACTTAATGCACAATGGTATTATTTCATGGCGCCAATACATCATTCTTTTGTCAAGGTACCACAAAAATAAACATGCAAGAATCACTTTTTCTTGAGTCAAATTGCCAGGTACGAGCTTATATGCTAGCAGCCAAGCCAACCATGAACCAAGAGACAAGGTCCGATCATCTTTACCTACCCCAACtcaaatggaaaaaaagaaaaaggaaagtgtaTCTTGCCTGGTGACTGTTTCATTCATCCCTATCACTAATTCGAACAAATCACACATGAATCTTATGTTATGTACCTAATCAGCTACAATAAAGCATGATGGACTAACAATTGcctaacaaaacaaaatgaAGCACTCCCAAGTATGCCTCAAAATTCCTACACCCTACACTTGGCATGATCAGTAAATCCTGATACATGAGGCCAGAATTAAAATACTGTGGATTGATAACAAGCTAAGTTGCCCACTGTATTTGGATTcgaatataaaaaagtgaaaaacaGCACAGGTCTACATGTTAGGGTgaatcaataaataaaacaagcaCATTTAATATGGTTGCTCGCTGTCCATAATTAATTGTGATCTCCTTAAACTATTCTTATTTAATATCTGGTCCAGAATCTGCTCTTGGATGCTTGTAGTGCAGGTGAACCAATTAGGTAATCCTACTCTAAAATGGGACCCCATGTCCTGCTATTAACTTTGGAGAGAAA
This window contains:
- the LOC121757953 gene encoding polyamine oxidase 1-like isoform X3; the protein is MDEYIIFRVSNLPEKSKAHRIHVLASPALIAFLIYRISGKIFPSGIAAQSYQKAVESAIQKLRKQETSPDVDASLLAETASAPKTPIELAIDFILHDFEMAEVEPISTYVDFGDREFLVADERGYEHLLYKMAETFLFTTEDGEISDSRLKLNKVVRELQHSRNGVSVKTEDGSVFDAHYVILSVSIGVLQSHLISFSPPLPRWKTEAISNCDIMVYTKVFLKFPNKFWPCGPEKEFFVYAHERRGYYTFWQHMENAYPGSNILVVTLTNGESKRIEAQSDQETLVEAMEVLRNMFGHDIPDAMDILVPRWWNNRFQRGSYSNYPIYTNHQLVDDIKAPVGRIFFTGEHTSEKFSGYVHGGYLSGIDTTKALLEEMRREKERKNESQTFRIEPLIALSGSIQQDAVSNLHKFDIPRQLFLRTSNLGAPKAIL